The Aptenodytes patagonicus chromosome 10, bAptPat1.pri.cur, whole genome shotgun sequence genomic sequence tatgccctgttcactgatgggtcctgtcgtattgtggggaaggcattggaggtggaaagctgttgtgtggagtcctatgcgacaagttgtagaaactgctgaaggaggtggtgaatggagccaatttgcagaagtgaaggccatccagctggctttagacattgctgaccgagaaaagtggccagtgctctatctctatactgactcatggatggtggcaaatgccctgtgggggtggttgcagcaatggaagcagagcaactggcagcgcagaggcaaacccatctgggctgccgcattgtggcaagatattgctgcccgggtggagaacctggttgtaaaagtccgtcacgtagatgctcacgtacccaagagttgggctactgaagaacatcaaaacaaccagcaggtagatcaggctgctaagattgaagtggctcaggtggatctggactggcaacataagggtgaattatttatagctcggtgggcccatgacacctcaggccaccaaggaagagatgcaacatacagatgggctcgtgatcgaggggtggacttgaccatggagactattgcacaggttatccatgaatgtgaaacatgcgctgccatcaagcaagccaagcggttaaagcctctctggtatggaggacgacggctgaaatataaatatggggaggcctggcagattgattatatcacactcccacaaacccgccaaggcaagtgccacgtgcttacaatggtggaggcaaccaccggatggctggaaacatatcccgtgccccatgccaccgcctggaacactatcctgggccttgaaaagcaagtcctatggcgacatggcaccccagaaagaactgagtcagacaacgggactcatttccgaaacaacctcatagacacctgggccaaagagcacggcattgagtgggtgtatcacatcccctgtcatgcaccagcctccgggaaaattgaacgatacaatggactgttaaagactacactgagagcaatgggtggcgggacattcaaacattgggatacacatttagcaaaggccacctggttagtcaacactcggggatctgccaatcgagcaggccctgcccagtcagaacttttacgtactgtagatgggaataaagtccctgtagtgcacataaaaaatatgctggggaagacagtctgggttattcctgcctcaggcagaggcagacccatccgtggaattgcttttgctcaaggacctgggtgcacttggtggataatgcggaaggatggggaagtctgatgtgtacctcaaggggatttgattttgggtgagaacagccaatgatctgaattatgtgatgttaagtactacgtaatattatatgccatactaatgatattataataagaatcactcagattaaggaagaataacttcgatgaaaccaagcaaagcacagtgatgatggtaccagaactgacttccacatgaaaccatccaacactgcataccatctccacctttcctgccctggaagatcattatgacagatggagcctgaagtcatggactaaatgaactcaccgaacactttagagggatggcccatagactaagggaatgatacctctgtgtgtgtgtatatatatatgtatatataaaataagaaacccaggaaaaggggtggtgataaatgaaaatgtactggaaaatatgagacttgagcatgacgcagatggtatagaataaggggtggatattgtcctggttttggcagggatagagttaatttccttcctagtagctggtacagtgctgtgttttggatttaggaggagaacaaagttgataacgcaccgatgttttagttgttgctgagcagtgcttacactagtcaaggacttttcagcttcccatggtctgagaaggctggaggtgcacaacaagccgggagggggcacagccaggacagctgaccccaactggccaaagggacattccataccatgggacatcatgctcagtacataaactgggggaaagctggccgggggggccgctgctcggggactggctgggcatcggtcggcgggtggtgagcaattgcactgtgcatcacttgctttgtgtattattattattattattattattatcattattattattattattactacattattattgttgttgttgttgttattatatttcaattattaacctatttttatctcaacccacgagtttttctcacttctgctcttccaattctctcccccatcccaccgggggcggggggaggagtgagcgagcggctgtgtggtactcagttgccgactgaggttaaactacgacagcTACCTAATTCTAAAGTCTCCGGTCTAAATgcaatttgtaatttatttttttctaaatgctgcaAGGTATGTTCTGTGGGTTGTACACATTTTTAGCCCTAAAATTAACTGAGATTCAGTTAGAGATTTAGATTTCTGGGTTCCCCTGCTTCCCTTCCTCAAGACATAGTTTCTGATTAAGCTGTTCAGTATCGGTtgatttccaaaataatttatttgcatggACTAATTTCAACACAACTAAAGGTGGAGATAGAGCCCCACCCCAGCCAGTGCCTCTTTTCAGTGCAGTTGCTTGATTTTACTAAACCTGCACCTATGCTGTGCTGACTATAATCACTTTTATTAGAAAGAGACTGTAGATAAATGTTGTCTCTTGTATAGTGCTCATGTTGGAATCTTTATGGGTTCTCATAATCATTTGCGTGAAGAACAAAAGAGGCGGTTCTAGGTTATCACCAAGTACACCAATTTGAAACTCATCTTTTGAAGTTTTGTGATGGTTTTCAGGGTGGTTTGTTTTAAAGGTAACACTGGTACCGTGGATACAAGCTATTACGTTCACTTCCATTGAAAATTTCAGAGATCCATAATAATCTCTCcactttgtttttactttctgacATGTGTTTCTTTCCCCTTATTGCAGGGAATACTCAAAGATGAAGACGACATTAACACGCTTGGAGAGGAATTTAGATTGGCTTATCAGAAGAGAAGAGGTaatacattttcagaagagaGCTGAAATTTCCCCCGTCTCATCTCCTGGTTTGCCACTAGGAGTCATCTGATTTCtaatgaaaatttccatttgctGTTAACAGTGAGGAACTCCTTTTTAGTATCATAAAAAGTCTCCATTTTAAGACTGGAGTTCTAAACTGATGAGCAGCTAGTTTTATTTAAGTGTATGTTGTACTTGCATTTTTCATCAATAAACTGTTACGGATTTCTCAATTATTCTCAGTTAGTGATGCAGCagtgttaaaaatgttttctccagCAACTCTGCAGAAACCTAAGCTCGGGTAAATTCACACGTGTATTTCAGTATGGACTATAAGATTCTCTTAATGCACTATTTCTGGTTGTAATTTAAAGATTTATCTGCCTTGGCATTACACTATTAAAATACTAATGTAAATGTAGTTTGCCTCATCTCAAAGGGGTAGGTCTGAGTTACTTGTTTCACTGTTAGTTCATGTTACTTTGCTAGTAGGATCTAAGCAGAGACATTTTGCCATTTTCAGGTCAGAATCACTGTTTACACCTTTCAGTGCATAAACTTACTGTTTATGTGCTGTGTTCCTATTCAATTACTCCAAAGGAGGAATCCATTGAAATAGCTGAGGTTTAACAGAGGTTCATGCAAGCAGCACAGGTTTTTATTGCTCCTGTTCATTAACATACAGATGATACGCTCAGCTCATCTACACTCAAACTTTTATCTAGTTCCTGATTATAATGATGACATAATAAAATCTGTAAGGATGTAATGCTTGTAGAGCACCTGTGAACGTGGAGCTCCTGACTGTatcccaaagcagcagctgatggcCAGGGAAAGATTTAATATTTTCACCTTGACTAAAGTAGCAATTTTAAACAATACAACTGTATCAGATTGTGGAGTCTATCTGGATAGTGAGGGGCAAGTCTCATGTATTTTTTTTGCCAGCCAAGGGTGTAAGATGCTATAGCTAAAACAAGTTATGATCATTTCTATAAAAGAGCTGTTGGTGCTTAAATTAGATGCCAGACCAACTAGCTTTGAGGGGAGATCTGTTACAGAGAACAGACAAGGCCGATTTTCCAACCACGCGTTTCAAAAAGGACATGACATTTTCTTCTCAACTGGATCACTGgttgatttatttctgttgcaaCAAGGAATTTTCCGAGACTAAACCCTGACTTCTTTGGACTGAATATTACCTTAGATAAGGTGTAGTTTTAAATACTAAAACAGAGCAAACTGTAACTGGTAACAAAGTTCACTTGTTGGAATATTCCTTGCACGCTCTGTGCTTCGCCACTCATTACAGAATGGACAGTTTGACCTGAAACTTCAGTAGAAATTTGTATTATTTCATATGATATTACAACACAAGCTATCAGGCTTATAAAAGTTAAATGATTTAAACGTAAGTAAAATCAACAAATCAATTCACTGGGATATACAGTTATTAACTATTAACAAGCATTCATATAAAGTGCCAAAATAATGTACCATCTGACTTGTATTTTAAACAGAAGTTGGTTTTTTTATGGAATCAATAATTTCCCCACTCAAGAGCTTTCATGAATTCCTCTTcagtaaaagaaagcattttagcAGCTTCAAtgtgcatcttaaaaaaaaaaaaaaaaaaaaaaaaaaattaggagcaGAAGGTAAAATAGTGTGAATGACCAATACAAAATCCTGTATAATTGGGATAGCTGAAAGGGACTTCAAATCTATCATTCTGTTTTTTCATACTATGGTTTTGATGGATGTTCACCTGTTGAAGCTGAAGCTGCTATTCATCTTTTTCTGCCAAAATTTATAGCGTAGGGATAATGTGATAAATTTTATGCTAAACATTGCAACTTCAGCTCTAGTAAAACAGGACCAATAGCTTTTCTTAGTTGCTtatatggctttaaaaaaatctcagttttaatGAGACATGGAAATTACTGAAAATCCGACAACTCTTGTAACCTCTGAAGAACATGTATAAGAAAACTGGTATACGTTCTTTCAAGCTGATCAATATACAGCTTAACTTTAAAGCTATTACAAATCCAATACATCATGAAGATTCAGTGTGCTAGCGCCTCTAATATGCGTGATTTAATGTTAAATGAGgattttaacaaaataatataaCACCATTAAAAATTAACAATCAGCATAAAACAAAGAGTAACTGTATTACACCTTAATGAGAAATACCTGGAGCTAACCACTGGTAGCTGTGTTGCAATGTATCACACCATACATCTATGGTCCATTATGGCACATATACACACGGACCCCcacatgtacatatgtatatgtttAAAAATCATACAGTAGTCTGAATTTGTATTTCCACTACGTATGATATAACACATTACTTTAAATGGAACATTGAAAGGAACAAACAGAACTTTTTAATGTATAACAAagttattttctgttcaaataatgcaattgcttggaaaaatgtCATCAGGATCCTCGAGGTTTGATGAGAAAACAAGTACTAAATGGTCAGTGTATTTGCAGAGAACTACCAATCAAAAAGGCTCAGCAGCCGGAAAGCCCTGAAAGCTCCCTGCATTCCAGCTGATGTCACAGCAAAGGTCACAGCTGTGCCACACATCCTCATCCCCACACCAGAGTATAATCTCTTTACCTATCATCATTCAAAGTGGAAAGTGTCCCAGCTAAATAGTTTTTACtgcaaattttaataaaatggttATGTTTTGAAGAACAGGAAACAATTCATGTCTACAAGGAGtctgttgtgggggttttttttagtatttagaCCTATTGTCagttcaaaacaacaacaaagcataTCACAGTTCCCACAGGCAGTGTAACACCCTCCAGCTCTGTAAAGCTCACACTAAGTTCCCTTAATCCCTTTTAAAGCTGagattttctattaaattctCTCTCTCAAGGCAAGCGGAGAATGGTCTGAAGAGACCAACTGGAACACCAGCAACTACTTGCTGCCAGCTGCAACTCATCCTACTATCGATATTTAATaccttttggggattttttttcctcttatcatTCTTCATGTGGTAGCGTATTCTCACCTTCAGGCTTGCTGTACCTGCTACATGCATGTGAATCTGCCACACAAATACTACACAAATGGCCCAAATTAGGTTTTCCTCATTCATTCAACAAAAGGCTTGTGAGAAGCAGACTTGTAAGTTCTTCAGGTGATTACATATATTGAGCACATGTAAGCTTTAGCTGCCCTTCCCCTGTGCCTACTTCCAGAAGTTATAAAAGGCAGAGTTAGCGCCATTCTCTTTCAGGTTCTTCCAATCATAGTCTGTTCTGAAAATACAACTAACAGCATTCTTCTTCTGTGAGTAAATAccattttttagaagaaaaggtaAGTGGCTTCCTCTACTATCTGCAGTTCTGATACAGTagtcataattttttaaaaatatatttaatgaagTTTTGTGAAGTTTATCTGAGACTATGGTTTTGGTTCACAGTCAAACAGAAATACTGCTCTTTGACACCCACTTCAGTGAATTCATGTTCCAGAGGACAATGAGCTACCTCATGTATAGAGTGTATTTTGAGTGAAAGCTGTAGTTTTTTCATTCTCAAAATAAACTTGAAGAGCTAGAAGGGCCAGCCAAAGGCTAAGCTAGCACTATTTCTCTTAGATGAATCCCCAAGATCTTCTCTGCATCCTGTTACTGCCAGAAAAATTCTCTTCTGCTGGAAACATATAAGCAGCCCTAGTTCCTCTTATTCCAATTACCTATCCTCCTTTGTCCTGTGTTGGAGAGATATTCCAGATTCAAGGGTGTATTTCCATATTGCAATTCCCAATTCTTAGGGTAAGTATGTGTATTTTGTTACATGAACTTGCCACTTCATACAGAACTATTCTTTCTCTATGGAGGCTCAACAGCTTCAAGAGTGTTTACAAAATGTCTGGTGATCACTGCAGTACTCAAAGGGTAAATCAAATGCTTTACTTTCTTATCTCAAAGGCTGGCCCTTCTGCTCAACAAGTCACCGTACATTGCTTGCTTTAGCTCTCCTACAGCTTTGGTTTGAGAGCACAGAAAGAATCGCATCAATTCCATCTCAAAATGAATCACATTAGATGCGGTGGAGTAAGCAATCAGAGGTGAACCACTCTATGATATTAAGATCGTATCTAGACAATTGTGAAGCCTATAGCTCTGCATGTCTTGCGCAGCCTCAGAAGGAAAACTGATACAAATGATAGCACGCAATCCCAAGTATTTAGTAAGTGAAAGGTGTGATGGAACTATAAGACCTAAATGCGTCAGTAAGTGGAAAGTGGTTTGATTTGGGCAACATCTCTTAGTATACACTCCTCTCACTTTAACTTCCTTTCATGTAAACTCACGGGTTCTTTCAATTTTTACCATGAAAGCTCATTTGACAGGTCTatgctgaaaatatattttgagaaATATAAGGTGTTTACCCACTCTGCAGTGTCCAAAGTTTCTCCTTCCAAGTAAAACACCCCTCCTTTTTGGGACACCAGTACAACTTTATCAAATATGatagttaaatacatttttagctaTGTTCTATCGGAAGTATTAATCCACTTTTCGCTACACCACCTTTCTATGAAAGCCGTATCGCTAATTGTTCAGCATGAATTGCCAGCAAGTATTCTACTATCTAACCTCTATTCAGTTTCAGCTTCGGCTACTAAAGAAACTAAAAGGCAGTAGCCACTGCCCTCCCCTTTATGCCCTGAGGGAGAGGAATGGAGGGAGATATGAAATGAATGTAGAAtcaaacaactttaaaaataaggGTAGCTGTAAGTGCACTGTGGATGGGAACACCCATACGGCCATGCAGATGTTACTACATTGTGTGTGACTCAAAGTATGCATGATATTCCAGGAATTACAAAAGGATggagatcacagaatcattaaggttggaaaagacctctaagatcatcgagtccaaccgtcaaccaacaccaccatgcccactaaaccatgtccccaatagcctcatctacacgtcttttaaatacttttaaatacttaGATCAACTCCCCTCCTTCAATCTAGTAAATTCACAGCTAGGATAAgtattttctcttccccccccccccccccttttttgccTGACACACAAGGAGATCTGCACCTGGGCAGAATTATACACTAATAGAACACCtcagaatataaataaaaagaaaatatgttaatAGAGAAGGACACACTTTGAGAACCCAGGAAGAACGTAGGTCTGAAATGTAATGGCTCACTCCTGAGAGGGCACGCTGTTGCAGCCGCTGATATGACAAGTAAtatgctgcagggaaaaaagtaaaaaacaaaacaaaacaaaaaacctcacatGCTAAAATGGATTCTACTGACACAGCACCGAAGGGAGTTGCTGTTATTACCTGAACAGTATTTATTCTTGAACAAATAGATACTCTCGGTCCTAAAGCTTGTTAGTAGTAATCCTTCACGCTGATAGGATATGTTCCAAGTGAGGAATGGAGTAAATTCAAAAGAAGGTCAGCCTTTGCTATAAAGCAAAATGTTAGCAATATGCACTAATAAAAGTGAGGCTGCTGCTCCCTTGCATTGAAACTTCCCAGCCTTGGGGCTCTGGTTTACGTGATTACCTTACTTGACAACAGACACATTTAGCTAGAGGTTGTTAACTGAAATATAACAGTACTCTAGTCCTTACCTTTTGTCTCTTTAAAATATCAATTAACttcaattgctttttaaaacctgTCATTAgctctcctttttgtttctgcagtttcttgttttctgtttttaattcttcaattGTTTTGAGTTCTTGGTTAGCTACATCCTAccatgggaagaaaaggagaaatgtatTACTTACGAAAGTGGTGCTTTAATCAATAAAACTTGGCATTACATAACAAAATGACAAACAGTAGCCACACatgacatttctgaaaagaaatgggatTAATCAAAATATTCCCACATCAAAACTTAAGAAAAGAAAGTCTCAAAGATAATAGCAATGGTTTGCCTGTGTATGTATTAGGTGTGTATGTGTACTTCTCCCTTTTTCTAAACACATCTAATTTTCACACAAATAGGGAAAATCAGAAAGGCTATAACTTTATTCTGtacatttcttcctcctgcaCAGGTTGCAGCAGTGTCATCCGAGATAACTTATCAAGCCCTTTAGTGACTTGCTCTAAGTTAATTTTGGGACTGTCTGTAAGAGACCCAATACTTCCAAAGCTGATCAAGCCTTTTGTCTCATTCTAGCATTACTGAGTGCTTACAGATTGGAACTTGCTTTCCGAAGCCACTGTACCTGGTTACTTTGCTTCAGTGTATTCAGCTCCACTTTATACCTTTCTGCTTCTTCCAGGGCCCTGTTTAAGCGAACCTCTGTTGCACTCTGACTGCTTGCGGCCTGCTTTTGTACACGCTTTAGATTCTCCAATTCCTATTTAAGAAGCAAAGGATAAAAACAAACTTTATGAATAATGGTATTTTATTGACTCCCATATAGACAACACATTTACAGCAAGGCTCACCCTTGAAAACTTAAAGAGTCTGTGGACTTCTTTGGCCTGCAGGTAGAATCTGTCTCAAAGACCATTAATTCCACCATTAAAACATCCCCTTCTCCTTTGAAATCTTGGAGAGGGATCTTTCTCatctttgttttaaacttctcTTAGAATAATTGTGGAGCTGATCATGTAAGACCACAGGACTGACTGAAAACCCTGGTACGCTCagtcagaaaaagagaaaaacatgtcGGTATGTTCACTCTGTGGCAGATTTTGGAACGGTGGCAGGTATTCCCAGCTGCTTCTTCCCACCTGTTCTTTTTACCTCTTTTCCCCAGAGATTGCTACAGGCAATTACCAACAAAAAGTTAAAACAGCCTACTGAAGATGGCTGAGGGTACTAACTATTTCATCTAGCAGAAAATAGCTCATCAAGTGTTTATGGCAACAATCAAAACAGTTCCCTTTTGTCTCCGATGATAGTATTTCACAGTGCTGTAAGtggggaaatgagaaaaagagaccAAGTTGAGGAACAGAATAATGAGATTAAAGATCAGGGAATATAGATAAAAGGCAAAGTAGAAGAAATAAACAGTTCTGGCAGAAAGAGCACATCTTGTCATTTGTGAAAAAgagatagacttttttttaagactatCAAATTTTTAGTCATAGGCACAGAAAGATTCTTTTAACCAAATCAGGGTAGAGAGGGGGCTTGTTGTTAACCTTTTACCCTCAGGCTGTGTTATTTCCGAGTAATTGTTCTATTTTCTCAATTCCACACCAGCTCTTGTGGTGGTTACTTCTAATTTCCACATCACTTATCCAAGAAATACATACTAATTGACAAGTGTATGCAGCACAGACATTATGGTAAAGTTTATGACTGGAACACGTATTTCTGGTAAGCTTTGAATCTTCTCCAAAAtggatgaagaaaacagaagagtaaGATGCATCTCGCTAATCCTCCAGAATTCTATTGGTGAATGTGCCTCCTTCAAGAGTTCACAAAAACAGATGTTgcttcaacattttattttgttgctaaCCTGTGCACctgattgattaaaaaaagatgggTAAAAGCCTGGCTAGTAGGGCAGCAGAGCTCCTCCCTGGGACACGTGCACGTGCATCATCAGGGAATGTAAATTTGTTTGCTGGAAACTCACCCCcatgtttccaaagaaaacaagctgCACAGCATGCAAACCTCTTTGTCTTGTATCAAGATGATGGAGCTGTGAATAGGGTCAACTAAATCTTTCGTGCTATGTATTTCATTCTGCATTAATATGAAAAGCTTTGGAATATAGCCTTTCAAGcatttaatgacaaaaaaaatagcCTGCATGCAATGTAAATTATGTATCAGCTAATCGTATCATTTAATGGAAGAATTCTAATAATTCTTTTAGGGCTTTTTGACATTTACTGTCATACCTAATACCTTATCAAGGATTTCTTGCAAGTCATCCAGTGAGGGTATATTGTTAAATATATTCAACTGCAAGTTTTT encodes the following:
- the TEX9 gene encoding testis-expressed protein 9 isoform X5, which codes for MQEELDSVVCECRKKNDENQNLKSRLKDTEEENTRLQRTISMQHSQTEKYKMLSQEAIKKSGGLQQEVIALEKELENLKRVQKQAASSQSATEVRLNRALEEAERYKVELNTLKQSNQDVANQELKTIEELKTENKKLQKQKGELMTGFKKQLKLIDILKRQKMHIEAAKMLSFTEEEFMKALEWGNY